The Latilactobacillus sakei subsp. sakei DSM 20017 = JCM 1157 genome includes a window with the following:
- a CDS encoding amino acid permease, with translation MSKHSLFAKKKIDASQFKNGLLERNLTAVGLTAMGVGAVVGAGIFITPGIIAAKYAGPGAMLSYLLAAVVCALAALCYSEFASTIPLAGSAYTYVYTVFGELVAWILGWALVSEYLFAVASVAVSWSAYFQNLMAGFGLHLPTALSAAWEPGKPAGVNLIAGIVVLIVGFLLSNGMRESTRINTIMVGVKIAVIVIFLGVAIFYVKPANFQPFLPYGASGVLSGAALAFYAYIGFDAVSTASEEVINPQRDMPIGIIASLLIASLLYAAVATVLVGVVHYTKLNVGDPVAFALQLMHQNWVAGIISLGAVAGMTTVLLVMTYGGTRLIFAMSRDGLLPAVFAKINPKTHVPVANTWIFAVVTSIVAALVPLDKIAELVNIGTLFAFATVSLGVIFLRRIPNYNELPQGFKVPLYPIVPILSCILCVLLMTQLQMTTWIVFVIWLVIGLVIYFSYSYHHSQQRM, from the coding sequence ATGTCCAAACATTCTTTATTTGCTAAAAAGAAAATCGATGCAAGTCAATTTAAAAATGGCTTACTTGAACGAAACTTAACAGCGGTCGGCTTAACCGCTATGGGGGTTGGCGCCGTTGTGGGGGCCGGTATTTTCATCACACCCGGAATTATTGCGGCTAAATATGCCGGTCCAGGGGCAATGTTATCTTACTTATTAGCGGCCGTTGTTTGTGCGCTAGCAGCCCTTTGTTATTCTGAATTTGCTTCTACCATTCCACTAGCTGGTAGTGCCTATACTTACGTCTACACCGTCTTTGGCGAATTAGTCGCTTGGATTTTAGGCTGGGCACTGGTTTCAGAATATCTATTTGCGGTTGCTTCAGTTGCGGTTAGTTGGTCAGCTTATTTTCAAAATTTAATGGCCGGCTTTGGGCTTCATTTACCAACTGCTCTTTCAGCAGCGTGGGAACCTGGTAAGCCAGCCGGTGTTAATTTAATTGCCGGAATTGTTGTTTTAATTGTCGGTTTCTTACTCTCAAATGGTATGCGCGAATCCACCCGGATTAATACCATTATGGTCGGCGTTAAAATTGCCGTCATCGTCATTTTCCTTGGCGTTGCCATTTTCTACGTTAAACCAGCAAACTTCCAACCATTCCTCCCTTATGGTGCCTCAGGTGTCTTATCTGGTGCTGCCCTAGCCTTTTACGCTTATATTGGGTTTGACGCTGTTTCAACGGCCTCTGAAGAAGTTATTAACCCCCAACGTGATATGCCAATCGGGATTATCGCCTCATTGTTAATTGCTTCATTACTATATGCCGCTGTCGCAACAGTATTAGTAGGGGTTGTTCACTATACAAAATTAAACGTTGGTGATCCTGTGGCTTTCGCATTACAATTGATGCACCAAAACTGGGTGGCCGGTATTATCTCATTAGGTGCCGTCGCGGGGATGACAACCGTTTTACTCGTGATGACTTACGGTGGAACGCGTTTAATCTTCGCAATGAGTCGTGATGGTTTATTACCGGCCGTCTTTGCCAAGATTAACCCTAAGACACACGTGCCAGTTGCCAATACTTGGATTTTTGCAGTCGTTACCAGTATCGTGGCTGCCCTCGTACCGCTTGATAAAATTGCCGAATTGGTTAACATCGGCACCCTCTTTGCCTTTGCAACTGTCTCATTAGGTGTGATTTTCTTAAGAAGAATTCCAAACTACAATGAGTTGCCTCAAGGCTTCAAAGTACCGCTCTATCCTATCGTGCCAATCCTCTCATGCATCCTCTGCGTCCTCTTAATGACGCAACTGCAAATGACAACTTGGATTGTCTTTGTCATTTGGCTCGTTATCGGATTGGTGATTTACTTTAGTTATAGCTATCACCATAGTCAACAAAGAATGTAA
- the grpE gene encoding nucleotide exchange factor GrpE — MTKQEKAEKQEKPTEETVEETPKKETPFEPVMEADEVEETTEAQAPVEEADDKLAELQKKYDAMEDSFLRSQAEIKNIQMRNQKEQANLLKYDGQSLAKDVLPVLDNLERALAAEATDESLKKGVQMTYDHMKHALEDHGVKEIEAQGQAFDPTIHQAVQTVAVDGDQKADTVVQVFQKGYYLKDRVLRPAMVVVAQ, encoded by the coding sequence TTGACAAAGCAAGAAAAGGCTGAAAAACAAGAAAAGCCAACTGAAGAAACTGTAGAAGAAACGCCTAAAAAAGAAACACCATTTGAACCAGTTATGGAAGCTGATGAAGTTGAAGAAACAACTGAAGCACAAGCACCTGTTGAAGAAGCAGATGATAAATTAGCTGAACTTCAAAAGAAATATGACGCTATGGAAGATAGTTTCTTACGGTCACAAGCTGAAATTAAGAACATCCAAATGCGCAATCAAAAAGAACAAGCTAACTTGTTAAAATATGATGGCCAATCATTAGCTAAGGATGTCTTACCCGTTTTAGATAATCTAGAACGCGCATTGGCAGCTGAAGCAACTGATGAAAGTCTTAAAAAGGGTGTTCAAATGACATATGATCATATGAAACATGCTTTAGAAGACCATGGTGTTAAAGAAATTGAGGCGCAAGGTCAAGCCTTTGATCCGACCATTCACCAAGCCGTTCAAACGGTTGCGGTTGATGGTGATCAAAAAGCTGACACCGTGGTTCAAGTCTTCCAAAAAGGCTATTATTTGAAGGACCGCGTTTTACGACCAGCAATGGTTGTAGTTGCACAATAA
- a CDS encoding CatB-related O-acetyltransferase, which translates to MDKNTYQHWSETKYLKDLVTNPLIEVGDYSYFSGYYDHQNFEDGCVRYHWGDDASRALFNPQTEFGWQLDRLIIGRYVCIASGVVILMGGNHNHHSDWISAYPFPEQIAASYEPKGDTIIEDGAWLGMRALIMPGVHIGQGAIIAAGAVVVKDVPAYAVVGGNPARVLKSRFTPADIETLQAIDWYHWPIEKVQAAQSILASHSVADLQQFHENY; encoded by the coding sequence ATGGACAAGAATACTTATCAACATTGGTCAGAAACAAAATATTTAAAGGATTTGGTGACAAACCCATTAATTGAAGTCGGCGATTATTCTTACTTTTCGGGGTATTATGATCACCAGAATTTTGAGGACGGCTGTGTGCGATATCATTGGGGCGATGATGCCTCACGCGCCTTATTTAATCCACAGACTGAATTTGGTTGGCAATTGGACCGCCTAATTATTGGCCGTTACGTTTGCATTGCCAGTGGCGTTGTTATTTTGATGGGCGGTAATCATAATCATCATAGTGATTGGATTAGTGCCTATCCGTTCCCAGAACAAATTGCGGCCTCTTATGAGCCTAAGGGCGATACAATCATTGAAGACGGTGCGTGGCTTGGGATGCGTGCGTTAATTATGCCTGGCGTTCATATTGGGCAGGGTGCGATTATCGCTGCCGGTGCGGTGGTGGTTAAGGATGTGCCAGCGTACGCTGTCGTCGGTGGTAATCCAGCACGGGTTTTAAAGTCACGGTTTACACCAGCTGACATTGAAACCCTGCAAGCAATTGATTGGTACCACTGGCCAATTGAAAAAGTCCAAGCAGCCCAATCAATATTAGCGAGTCATTCAGTCGCTGATTTACAACAATTTCACGAGAATTATTGA
- the dnaK gene encoding molecular chaperone DnaK, which translates to MSKVIGIDLGTTNSAVAVLEGGQPKIITNPEGARTTPSVVSFKNGEIQVGEVAKRQAITNPDTIASIKRHIGEAGYKVTVGDKSYTPQEVSAMILQYIKKFAEDYLGEEVTEAVITVPAYFNDSQRQATKDAGKIAGLDVKRIINEPTASALAYGLDKTETDEKVLVYDLGGGTFDVSVLELGDGVFQVLSTNGDTRLGGDDFDEAIMNWLVENFKSDNGIDLSKDKMAMQRLKDAAEKAKKDLSGVSSTQISLPFISAGENGPLHLEMTLSRTEFDRLTSDLVDRTKAPVMNALKDAGLDANEIDKVILNGGSTRIPAVQEAVKNWTGKEPDHSINPDEAVALGAAVQGGVISGDVKDVVLLDVTPLSLGIETMGGVFTKLIDRNTTIPTSKAQTFSTAADNQPVVDIHVLQGERPMAADNKTLGRFQLTDIPAAPRGVPQIEVKFDIDKNGIVNVSAKDLGTNKEQKITIKSNSGLSDEEIDRMMKEAQENEEADTKRKEEVDLKNDVDQLIFQTDKTLKELEGKVSDEELQKAKDAKEELVKAQQENNLEDMKTKRDALSEIVQELTVKLYQQAQEAQQAAGGAEGNATDAKTDDGTVDGDFEEVKDDKE; encoded by the coding sequence ATGAGTAAAGTAATCGGTATTGATTTAGGAACAACAAACTCAGCTGTTGCCGTATTAGAAGGCGGACAACCCAAAATTATTACAAATCCAGAAGGCGCTCGTACAACACCATCTGTTGTATCATTCAAAAATGGTGAAATCCAAGTTGGTGAAGTTGCTAAACGTCAAGCAATCACTAACCCAGATACAATCGCATCAATCAAACGTCACATTGGCGAAGCAGGTTACAAAGTAACTGTTGGCGACAAATCATACACACCACAAGAAGTTTCAGCAATGATTTTACAATACATCAAGAAATTCGCTGAAGATTATCTTGGTGAAGAAGTCACAGAAGCTGTTATCACAGTACCTGCTTACTTCAACGATTCACAACGTCAAGCTACTAAAGATGCTGGTAAGATTGCCGGTTTAGATGTTAAACGGATTATCAACGAACCAACAGCTTCAGCTTTAGCTTACGGTTTGGACAAGACAGAAACAGACGAAAAAGTCTTAGTTTATGACCTTGGTGGTGGTACTTTTGACGTTTCTGTTCTTGAATTAGGCGATGGTGTCTTCCAAGTATTATCAACAAATGGTGATACACGTTTAGGTGGGGACGATTTTGATGAAGCTATCATGAACTGGTTAGTTGAAAACTTCAAATCAGACAATGGTATCGACTTATCAAAAGACAAGATGGCTATGCAACGTCTAAAGGATGCTGCTGAAAAAGCTAAGAAAGATTTATCAGGTGTATCAAGCACACAAATCAGCTTGCCATTTATCTCAGCTGGCGAAAATGGTCCTTTACATTTAGAAATGACATTATCACGGACTGAATTCGATCGTTTAACATCAGACTTAGTTGATCGTACAAAAGCACCAGTTATGAATGCTTTGAAAGATGCTGGCTTAGATGCAAACGAAATCGACAAAGTCATCTTAAACGGTGGTTCAACACGGATTCCTGCTGTTCAAGAAGCTGTTAAGAACTGGACAGGCAAAGAACCTGATCACTCAATTAACCCTGACGAAGCTGTTGCACTTGGTGCTGCTGTTCAAGGTGGCGTTATCTCAGGTGACGTTAAAGACGTTGTTTTACTTGATGTTACACCATTATCATTAGGGATTGAAACAATGGGCGGTGTCTTCACGAAGTTAATCGACCGGAATACAACCATTCCTACAAGCAAGGCCCAAACATTCTCAACTGCTGCTGACAACCAACCTGTCGTAGACATCCATGTCTTACAAGGTGAACGTCCAATGGCTGCTGACAACAAGACTTTAGGTCGTTTCCAATTAACAGATATTCCTGCTGCACCTCGTGGTGTGCCACAAATCGAAGTTAAATTTGATATTGATAAGAACGGTATTGTTAACGTTTCTGCTAAGGATCTTGGCACAAACAAAGAACAAAAAATCACTATCAAGAGTAACTCTGGTTTATCAGACGAAGAAATCGATCGTATGATGAAAGAAGCACAAGAAAACGAAGAAGCAGATACAAAACGTAAAGAAGAAGTTGATTTGAAGAACGATGTTGATCAATTAATCTTCCAAACAGATAAGACTTTGAAAGAACTTGAAGGTAAAGTTTCTGACGAAGAATTACAAAAAGCAAAAGATGCTAAAGAAGAATTAGTTAAAGCACAACAAGAAAACAACCTTGAAGACATGAAGACAAAACGCGATGCGTTAAGTGAAATTGTTCAAGAATTGACAGTTAAGTTATATCAACAAGCCCAAGAAGCACAACAAGCTGCTGGTGGTGCTGAAGGTAACGCAACTGATGCTAAGACTGATGACGGTACTGTTGACGGCGACTTCGAAGAAGTTAAAGACGACAAAGAATAA
- the dnaJ gene encoding molecular chaperone DnaJ, with translation MAEKRDYYDVLGVGRDASDDEIKKAYRKLSKKYHPDINKAPDAEAKFKEVTEAYEALSDPQKRAAYDQYGHAGMNGGFGGGAGAGQGFGGFGGGAEGFGGFDDIFSSFFGGGARQQPNGPRQGSDLQYRMDLKFEEAVFGKETKISYSREAECHTCHGSGAKPGTSAETCHKCHGAGQIQVERQTPLGRMMSRETCDVCGGTGKEIKSKCDTCHGTGREEERHTVKVKVPAGVEDGQQMRLQGQGEAGSNGGPYGDLFIVFRVAPSDEFERDGAQIFVEVPISFVQAALGDEIEVNTVHGPVKLKIPAGTQTNTVFRLRGKGAPKLHGTGNGDQKVTVNVVTPKSLNSKQRDALKAFAVASGDSVNPQDNNLFDKILNKKHKK, from the coding sequence ATGGCTGAAAAAAGAGATTATTACGACGTCTTAGGTGTCGGACGCGACGCTTCTGACGATGAGATTAAAAAAGCCTATCGTAAACTTTCTAAAAAATATCATCCAGATATCAATAAAGCACCTGATGCAGAAGCAAAATTTAAAGAAGTAACTGAAGCATACGAAGCATTAAGCGATCCTCAAAAGCGAGCAGCCTATGATCAATATGGTCATGCGGGCATGAATGGCGGTTTTGGTGGCGGCGCTGGTGCTGGTCAAGGCTTTGGTGGCTTTGGCGGTGGTGCAGAAGGTTTCGGCGGATTTGACGATATCTTCAGTTCATTCTTCGGTGGCGGGGCTCGTCAACAACCTAATGGCCCACGTCAAGGTTCTGATTTACAATATCGAATGGACTTGAAGTTTGAAGAAGCTGTCTTTGGTAAGGAAACGAAGATTTCTTACAGCCGTGAAGCCGAATGTCATACTTGTCACGGCTCAGGTGCTAAGCCTGGCACAAGTGCTGAAACGTGTCATAAATGTCACGGTGCTGGTCAAATCCAAGTGGAACGTCAAACACCACTTGGCCGTATGATGTCACGCGAAACATGTGATGTCTGTGGTGGGACTGGTAAGGAAATTAAGTCAAAATGTGATACTTGTCATGGGACAGGTCGCGAAGAAGAACGTCATACCGTTAAGGTGAAAGTCCCTGCCGGTGTTGAAGATGGCCAACAAATGCGTCTTCAAGGTCAAGGTGAAGCCGGTTCAAATGGTGGCCCTTATGGGGACCTATTTATCGTCTTCCGCGTTGCACCTAGTGATGAGTTCGAACGTGATGGTGCTCAGATTTTTGTTGAAGTACCAATTTCATTCGTCCAAGCCGCTTTAGGGGACGAAATCGAAGTTAACACGGTCCATGGTCCAGTTAAGTTGAAGATTCCTGCTGGTACACAAACGAACACTGTTTTCCGTCTACGTGGTAAGGGTGCGCCTAAACTTCACGGAACAGGCAATGGTGATCAAAAAGTGACAGTCAACGTGGTAACACCAAAGTCCTTAAACAGCAAACAACGTGATGCCTTAAAAGCATTTGCGGTGGCTAGTGGTGACTCAGTTAACCCACAAGACAACAACTTGTTCGACAAGATTTTGAATAAAAAACATAAAAAATAA
- a CDS encoding Cof-type HAD-IIB family hydrolase encodes MTYKGLVFFDLDGTLYNEHSRVDPAVAIAVKQLRANHYLPIISTGRSPLEIQEALAITGIDSFIALNGSYIQFEGQPVYQGTIPTKTIEQVVTIAQEAGEAVAFYDDQAIRITSVTQAAKDAYAEVNAPVPSVDPEYYLNHPIYMLLILTNDNDAAYATDDLTFYRNTPYSIDTVEKNGSKQTGIKRLLASQGLEDMPTYAFGDGRNDIPMLSYVDYPTAMGNGIPEAKAQAKYITSANVEGGIIEGLRHWKLI; translated from the coding sequence TTGACCTATAAAGGACTTGTATTTTTTGATCTTGACGGGACACTTTACAACGAACACTCTCGCGTGGACCCAGCAGTCGCCATCGCTGTTAAACAACTACGCGCCAACCATTACCTCCCAATCATTTCTACCGGCCGTTCACCACTTGAAATTCAAGAGGCATTAGCAATTACCGGAATTGACTCATTCATCGCATTAAACGGTAGTTACATTCAATTTGAAGGCCAACCGGTTTACCAAGGCACTATTCCAACTAAGACGATTGAACAAGTGGTTACAATTGCTCAAGAAGCTGGCGAAGCAGTTGCCTTTTATGATGATCAAGCCATTCGGATTACCAGTGTTACACAAGCAGCTAAAGATGCTTATGCTGAAGTCAACGCACCAGTACCAAGTGTTGATCCAGAATATTACTTAAACCATCCAATTTATATGCTGTTAATTTTGACGAACGACAATGATGCGGCTTATGCAACAGACGATTTAACATTCTACCGGAACACACCTTATTCAATCGATACTGTTGAAAAGAACGGTTCTAAACAAACTGGTATTAAGCGACTACTTGCTTCTCAAGGATTAGAAGACATGCCAACTTATGCTTTTGGTGATGGTCGCAACGATATCCCGATGCTTAGTTACGTCGATTATCCAACAGCCATGGGCAACGGCATTCCAGAAGCTAAGGCCCAAGCTAAATACATCACATCAGCCAACGTAGAAGGTGGCATTATTGAAGGCTTAAGACACTGGAAATTAATCTAA
- a CDS encoding response regulator transcription factor, with amino-acid sequence MKILMVEDNKSVSEMMGMFFQKEAWDAHFAYDGNEAVEQFSVDPDSWDIITLDLNLPGMDGMQVAQKIREQSKVVPIIMLTARDSESDQVLGLELGADDYVTKPFSPITLIARIKALHRRAELVDEQVGAEDAQVEEVDNSDYDVQTDHFKMSSKTREAYLMDEPILDLTPKEFDLLKTLAKNPRQVFSREQLLELVWDYQYFGDERTVDAHIKKLRQKIEKVGPQVIQTVWGVGYKFDDSAVNKH; translated from the coding sequence ATGAAAATATTAATGGTTGAAGATAATAAGTCTGTCTCTGAAATGATGGGTATGTTCTTTCAAAAAGAAGCGTGGGATGCCCACTTTGCGTATGATGGTAATGAAGCGGTGGAACAATTTAGTGTTGATCCTGATAGTTGGGATATTATTACGTTAGATTTGAATTTACCAGGAATGGATGGGATGCAGGTCGCCCAAAAAATTCGGGAGCAATCTAAAGTGGTGCCGATTATTATGTTAACGGCTCGCGATTCAGAGAGTGATCAAGTCTTGGGGCTCGAATTGGGTGCGGATGATTATGTGACGAAACCTTTTAGCCCAATTACATTGATTGCCCGGATTAAGGCGCTTCATCGCCGTGCTGAGTTAGTTGATGAACAAGTTGGCGCGGAAGACGCACAAGTTGAAGAAGTAGATAACTCCGATTACGATGTACAAACAGATCACTTCAAGATGAGCTCTAAGACACGCGAGGCCTATTTAATGGACGAACCGATTTTAGATCTTACGCCCAAAGAATTTGATTTATTGAAGACTTTAGCGAAGAATCCACGCCAAGTTTTCTCACGTGAACAGTTATTAGAACTTGTTTGGGATTACCAATATTTTGGTGATGAACGAACAGTCGATGCCCATATTAAAAAACTCCGTCAAAAGATCGAAAAGGTTGGTCCCCAAGTGATCCAGACGGTCTGGGGTGTCGGCTACAAATTTGATGATTCAGCGGTCAATAAACACTAA
- the hrcA gene encoding heat-inducible transcriptional repressor HrcA: MLTERQLMILKEIIRLFTESGQPVGSKKLMSELPMHVSSATIRNDMADLENVGLIEKTHSSSGRVPSMKGYRYYLDHLIQPAVLNPMDVATVQQSFGRHYHKIDEIVSQSANILSNLTSYTAITLGPEMAEIRLTGFRLVPLGNHQVMAIIVTSAGTVDNQVFTIPNAISGDELEKAIRVVNDHLIGLPLTVVSQKLKTEVPALLMQYMGSPGGFLNIFDDVLKQASQERLYVGGQSNLLNFSELTDVSQLKSIYNIINQSDDLAKLLELSPGEANSQVQVRLGDEMTNDLLKNYSLMTVNYDVGEHGQGLIALLGPTSMPYSRMIGLLDLFREELAKKLIDYYADFDDNQS, translated from the coding sequence ATGCTGACCGAAAGACAATTAATGATTTTGAAAGAAATTATTCGTCTTTTTACCGAGAGTGGTCAGCCGGTGGGTTCTAAGAAGCTAATGTCTGAATTACCAATGCACGTTAGTTCCGCGACAATCCGAAATGATATGGCTGATCTTGAGAATGTCGGTTTAATAGAGAAGACGCATTCGTCTTCTGGACGGGTTCCTTCTATGAAGGGCTATCGTTACTATTTAGATCATCTCATTCAGCCCGCTGTCTTAAATCCAATGGATGTTGCGACTGTGCAACAATCATTTGGACGCCATTATCATAAGATTGACGAGATTGTTTCACAATCTGCCAATATTCTTTCAAACCTAACGAGCTATACAGCGATTACGTTAGGACCGGAGATGGCAGAGATTCGGTTGACAGGTTTCCGACTTGTGCCACTTGGTAATCACCAGGTAATGGCGATTATCGTGACAAGTGCCGGAACGGTTGATAATCAGGTTTTCACAATTCCAAATGCGATTTCAGGTGATGAACTTGAAAAAGCGATTCGAGTCGTGAATGATCATCTAATCGGATTACCGTTGACCGTTGTCAGTCAGAAGTTGAAAACAGAAGTGCCTGCGTTATTAATGCAATACATGGGCTCACCGGGCGGCTTTTTAAACATCTTCGATGATGTCTTAAAACAAGCCTCACAGGAACGTTTATATGTGGGGGGCCAATCGAACTTGTTAAACTTCTCAGAATTGACGGATGTGTCACAGTTGAAGTCAATCTACAACATCATTAATCAATCGGACGATCTAGCCAAGTTGCTAGAGTTATCACCGGGTGAGGCCAATAGCCAAGTTCAGGTTCGTTTGGGCGATGAAATGACCAATGATTTATTGAAGAATTACAGTTTAATGACTGTTAATTATGATGTTGGTGAACACGGCCAAGGATTGATTGCTTTATTAGGTCCCACTAGCATGCCATATTCGCGCATGATCGGATTACTCGATTTATTCCGCGAAGAACTAGCGAAGAAACTAATTGATTATTATGCAGATTTTGATGATAATCAATCTTAA
- a CDS encoding sensor histidine kinase, with protein MKLIYQWMLAFFGVIMTTIVIVGIAFTQYSTKTAYNNTWDQLEGYASVIEREAFKQGSQATLSKQFIDDSQAILSQQRVSFNFFNAQNEMVYPAPNSNVSVKKKYWKYLKKGQVQRLSMSKDSRQFNNDQDQLVVFKPVFYNDKLIYVIGVGSSIKNVKSGLVTMRKNLLIAFLLSTIGGILLSYVLARYQIYRISRLRNATHLVAEGDFDVHIDNPGKDELDDLATDFNEMVHSLNESEAEIKRQEDRRRQFMADAAHEMRTPLTTVKGLLEGLAYDAIPEEMREKSISLMQNETNRLIRLVNENLDYEKIRTNQIKLNQQTFNAVEALQNIQEQLQKKAADAGDTIVLEAQEEVAIYADYDRFVQVMFNIMQNAIQFTNNGQIMVTAEAGFHETILTVSDTGIGMTLEQVKNIWERYYKADPSRKNTKYGESGLGLAIVHQLVQLHHGTIEVQSEPDQGTTFTLTFPDETVTTDAN; from the coding sequence ATGAAACTGATCTATCAGTGGATGCTAGCCTTTTTTGGGGTTATTATGACGACCATCGTGATCGTTGGAATTGCGTTTACGCAGTATTCAACGAAGACGGCTTATAATAATACGTGGGATCAGTTGGAAGGTTACGCATCAGTTATTGAACGTGAAGCATTCAAACAGGGCTCACAGGCAACACTATCCAAGCAGTTTATTGATGATAGCCAAGCCATCCTGTCGCAACAACGGGTTAGTTTTAATTTCTTTAATGCGCAAAATGAAATGGTTTACCCAGCGCCTAATTCGAACGTTTCTGTTAAGAAAAAGTATTGGAAATACCTGAAGAAGGGGCAGGTCCAACGACTCAGTATGAGCAAGGACTCCCGGCAATTTAATAATGATCAAGATCAACTGGTTGTTTTTAAACCGGTTTTCTATAATGATAAGCTGATTTATGTTATTGGGGTTGGTTCCTCCATTAAAAACGTTAAGTCGGGCTTAGTGACGATGCGCAAGAATTTATTGATTGCCTTCTTACTTTCGACGATTGGTGGCATTTTACTCAGTTACGTCCTAGCGCGCTACCAGATTTATCGGATTAGCCGTTTACGAAATGCAACGCATCTGGTTGCCGAAGGGGATTTTGATGTTCATATCGATAACCCTGGTAAGGATGAATTGGATGATTTGGCGACCGACTTTAACGAAATGGTCCACTCGCTTAATGAATCTGAGGCCGAAATTAAGCGGCAAGAAGATCGCCGTCGTCAATTTATGGCCGATGCTGCACACGAAATGCGAACGCCATTAACGACGGTGAAAGGGCTATTGGAAGGCTTAGCCTACGATGCCATCCCAGAAGAAATGCGAGAAAAGAGTATTTCATTAATGCAAAACGAAACGAATCGCTTAATTCGCTTGGTTAATGAGAACTTGGATTATGAAAAGATTCGAACAAACCAAATTAAATTGAATCAACAAACATTTAATGCGGTAGAAGCGTTGCAAAACATTCAAGAACAACTTCAGAAAAAAGCGGCGGATGCCGGTGACACCATTGTGCTTGAAGCACAAGAAGAAGTGGCTATCTATGCCGACTATGACCGCTTTGTTCAGGTCATGTTTAATATCATGCAAAATGCCATCCAATTTACCAATAACGGACAGATTATGGTTACTGCAGAAGCTGGGTTCCACGAAACCATTCTGACGGTTAGTGATACTGGGATTGGGATGACCCTTGAGCAAGTTAAGAATATTTGGGAACGATACTATAAGGCTGATCCTTCTCGGAAGAATACAAAATACGGGGAATCTGGCTTGGGCCTAGCAATTGTTCATCAATTGGTCCAATTACATCATGGGACTATCGAGGTTCAAAGTGAACCGGATCAAGGGACAACCTTTACATTAACTTTCCCAGACGAAACAGTTACAACTGATGCTAATTAA